The following proteins come from a genomic window of Yinghuangia sp. ASG 101:
- the gcvT gene encoding glycine cleavage system aminomethyltransferase GcvT, translated as MTSTAAAEPTPQRRTPLDAVHDALGATMTDFAGWRMPLRYGSESAEHRAVREAAGLFDLTHMGEIAVRGPEAARALDHALVGFVSQVAVGRARYTMICDEAGGILDDLIVYRLADDDFLVVANASNAALVSSELLARASGFDAGVTDLSEDYALLAVQGPHALAILAPLTALDLDAVKYYAADRTTAAGVDVLLARTGYTGEDGFELFCAPADAARLWTALTEAGAAHGLVPAGLSCRDTLRLEAGMPLYGHELTTGVTPYEANLGRVVRLDKPADFVGRDALAARERQGPRATLVGLRSPGRRVPRAGYAVLDPATGDRLGTITSGAPSPTLGAPIAMAYVPVGRAEPGTRLAVDIRGTAEPVDVVALPFYRRA; from the coding sequence ATGACGTCCACCGCAGCGGCCGAGCCGACGCCGCAGCGCCGCACCCCGCTCGACGCGGTCCACGACGCGCTCGGCGCGACCATGACCGACTTCGCGGGCTGGCGGATGCCCCTGCGCTACGGCAGTGAGAGCGCCGAGCACCGGGCGGTGCGCGAGGCGGCGGGGTTGTTCGACCTGACCCACATGGGCGAGATCGCGGTGCGCGGCCCCGAGGCGGCCCGCGCGCTCGACCACGCGCTGGTCGGCTTCGTCTCCCAGGTCGCCGTCGGCCGCGCCCGCTACACGATGATCTGCGACGAGGCCGGGGGCATCCTGGACGACCTGATCGTCTACCGCCTCGCCGACGACGACTTCCTGGTCGTCGCGAACGCCTCCAACGCGGCCCTGGTCTCCTCCGAACTCCTCGCCCGGGCAAGCGGGTTCGATGCCGGGGTGACCGACCTGTCGGAGGACTACGCGCTGCTGGCCGTGCAGGGGCCGCACGCGCTCGCGATCCTCGCGCCGCTCACCGCGCTCGACCTGGACGCCGTCAAGTACTACGCCGCCGACCGCACCACCGCGGCCGGCGTCGACGTCCTGCTGGCCCGCACCGGCTACACCGGCGAGGACGGCTTCGAGCTGTTCTGCGCGCCCGCCGACGCCGCACGCCTGTGGACCGCGCTCACCGAGGCCGGCGCGGCGCACGGCCTGGTCCCGGCCGGGCTCTCCTGCCGCGACACGCTGCGCCTGGAGGCCGGCATGCCGCTGTACGGACATGAACTGACGACCGGGGTCACCCCGTACGAAGCGAACCTGGGCCGGGTCGTACGCCTGGACAAACCCGCGGACTTCGTCGGACGCGACGCCCTTGCCGCCCGCGAGCGGCAAGGCCCCCGCGCGACTCTGGTCGGCCTGCGGTCGCCCGGCCGCCGGGTGCCGCGGGCCGGGTACGCCGTCCTCGACCCGGCGACCGGCGACCGGCTCGGCACGATCACCTCGGGCGCGCCCTCCCCGACCCTCGGCGCCCCGATCGCGATGGCGTACGTGCCCGTCGGCCGCGCCGAGCCCGGCACGCGCCTCGCCGTCGACATCCGGGGCACCGCCGAACCGGTCGACGTTGTCGCCCTGCCGTTTTACCGGCGTGCCTGA
- the gcvH gene encoding glycine cleavage system protein GcvH — MSAPRNLLFSKDHEWLTTDTSPAVVGISKHAADALGDVVFVQLPEVGARVTAGEPCGELESTKSVSDLFAPANGEVVEVNAAVAADPSLVNSDPYGDGWLIKVHLDTPAAETDGLMSEAEYDAFTGA, encoded by the coding sequence GTGAGCGCACCCCGGAACCTGCTCTTCAGCAAGGACCACGAGTGGCTGACGACGGACACCAGCCCTGCCGTCGTCGGCATCTCGAAGCATGCCGCCGACGCCTTGGGCGACGTGGTCTTCGTCCAGCTCCCCGAGGTCGGCGCGCGCGTCACCGCGGGTGAGCCGTGTGGCGAGCTGGAGTCGACCAAGTCGGTCAGCGACCTCTTCGCCCCCGCGAACGGCGAGGTCGTCGAGGTCAACGCCGCGGTCGCGGCCGACCCGAGCCTGGTCAACTCCGACCCGTACGGCGACGGCTGGCTGATCAAGGTGCACCTCGACACCCCGGCCGCCGAGACCGACGGCCTGATGTCCGAAGCCGAGTACGACGCCTTCACCGGCGCGTGA
- the glyA gene encoding serine hydroxymethyltransferase, producing MTILDRPLAEVDPEVAAAVADELHRQQSTLEMIASENFAPVAVLEAQGSVLTNKYAEGYPGRRYYGGCEYVDVVENLAIERLKSLFGAEAANVQPHSGAQANAAVYFGLLQTGDTVLGLDLANGGHLTHGMKLNFSGKQYNVVSYKVDAAGLVDMNEVERLAKEHRPKMIVAGWSAYPRQLDFAAFRRIADEVGAYLWVDMAHFAGLVAAGLHPSPVPHAHIVTTTTHKTLGGPRGGAILATEELIKKINSAVFPGLQGGPLEHVIAAKAVAFKVAAGDEFKDRQKRTLAGAKLLAERLLRADAAEAGIKVLSGGTDVHLVLVDLVDNHLNGREAEDRLHEVGITVNRNAVPNDPLPPLKTSGLRIGTPALATRGFTDEDFTEVADVIVEALKPDYDDTKRDALRARTAALAAKHPLYGNL from the coding sequence GTGACGATCCTGGACCGTCCGCTGGCCGAGGTGGACCCTGAGGTCGCCGCCGCCGTCGCCGACGAGCTGCACCGCCAGCAGTCGACCCTGGAGATGATCGCCTCCGAGAACTTCGCGCCCGTCGCGGTCCTCGAAGCCCAGGGCTCGGTGCTGACCAACAAATACGCCGAGGGGTACCCGGGACGCCGCTACTACGGCGGCTGCGAGTACGTCGACGTGGTCGAGAACCTGGCCATCGAGCGCCTGAAGTCCCTGTTCGGCGCGGAGGCCGCGAACGTCCAGCCGCACTCGGGCGCGCAGGCCAACGCCGCGGTGTACTTCGGGCTGCTGCAGACCGGCGACACCGTGCTCGGCCTCGACCTGGCCAACGGCGGACACCTCACGCACGGGATGAAGCTCAACTTCTCCGGCAAGCAGTACAACGTCGTGTCCTACAAGGTCGACGCGGCCGGGCTGGTCGACATGAACGAGGTCGAGCGGCTGGCCAAGGAGCACCGGCCGAAGATGATCGTCGCGGGCTGGTCGGCGTACCCGCGGCAGCTCGACTTCGCGGCGTTCCGGCGGATCGCCGACGAGGTCGGGGCGTACCTCTGGGTCGACATGGCGCACTTCGCGGGCCTCGTCGCCGCGGGCCTGCACCCCAGCCCGGTCCCGCACGCGCACATCGTCACCACGACGACCCACAAGACCCTCGGCGGCCCGCGCGGCGGCGCGATCCTCGCCACCGAGGAACTGATCAAGAAGATCAACTCGGCGGTGTTCCCGGGCCTCCAGGGCGGCCCGCTCGAACACGTGATCGCCGCGAAGGCGGTGGCCTTCAAGGTCGCCGCGGGCGACGAGTTCAAGGACCGCCAGAAGCGCACCCTCGCGGGCGCGAAGCTCCTCGCCGAGCGCCTGCTGCGCGCGGACGCCGCCGAGGCGGGCATCAAGGTGCTCTCCGGCGGCACCGACGTGCACCTCGTGCTGGTCGACCTCGTCGACAACCACCTCAACGGCCGCGAGGCCGAGGACCGCCTCCACGAGGTCGGCATCACCGTCAACCGCAACGCGGTCCCCAACGACCCGCTGCCCCCCCTGAAGACCTCCGGCCTCCGCATCGGTACCCCGGCCCTGGCCACCCGAGGCTTCACCGACGAGGACTTCACCGAGGTCGCCGACGTCATCGTCGAAGCCCTGAAACCCGACTACGACGACACCAAGCGCGACGCCCTCCGGGCACGGACGGCGGCACTGGCCGCGAAGCACCCGCTGTACGGCAATCTGTGA
- a CDS encoding type II toxin-antitoxin system Phd/YefM family antitoxin, with protein sequence MNSEPVNHPVEIPVSEARPRLAELVDDAAHGRVVYLTRHGRRVAAIVPADLPEKAGDVQVRALARQFAERHPDLLDRLRDA encoded by the coding sequence ATGAACTCCGAGCCGGTGAACCACCCCGTCGAGATCCCCGTCAGCGAAGCGCGCCCCCGCCTCGCCGAGCTGGTCGACGACGCCGCGCACGGCCGGGTCGTGTACCTGACGCGGCACGGCCGCCGCGTCGCCGCGATCGTGCCGGCGGACCTGCCGGAGAAAGCCGGTGACGTGCAAGTGCGCGCGCTCGCCCGGCAGTTCGCGGAGCGCCACCCCGACCTTCTCGACCGGTTGAGGGACGCATGA
- a CDS encoding type II toxin-antitoxin system death-on-curing family toxin, whose product MTGSAYLLTAADVIAVAEEITGNPGVRDIGLIESAVARPGASAFGVDAYPDLWLKAAALLHSIVANHPFIDGNKRTGLVAGVVFLARNGVDVGTLDEDAAFDLVIDIAKGVLTEVDEIGAAMRAMLGVDART is encoded by the coding sequence ATGACCGGCTCCGCCTATCTGCTCACCGCCGCCGACGTCATCGCCGTCGCGGAGGAGATCACCGGCAATCCGGGGGTCCGGGACATCGGCCTCATCGAGTCCGCCGTGGCGCGGCCCGGCGCGTCCGCCTTCGGCGTGGACGCCTACCCGGACCTGTGGCTCAAGGCCGCCGCACTGCTGCACTCGATCGTCGCGAACCACCCGTTCATCGACGGCAACAAGCGCACCGGCCTCGTCGCGGGCGTCGTCTTCCTCGCCCGCAACGGCGTCGATGTCGGCACTCTCGACGAGGATGCCGCGTTCGATCTGGTGATCGACATCGCGAAGGGTGTGCTGACGGAGGTCGACGAAATCGGTGCCGCGATGCGCGCGATGCTCGGGGTCGACGCTCGAACGTGA